Genomic segment of bacterium:
ACTTACTCTCCTTTAAAAATTTTTTCTCTTCTTCCGAGAGTTCTATCCCGGCTAAAAGATCAGGCCGGCGCTTAAATGTTCGCAAAAGGGCCTCTCTTCGTCTCCACTGTCTAATCTCCTCATGATGACCGGAAACTAAAACCTCAGGGACAGACATCTCCCTAAACTCTCGTGGTCTGGTGTAGTGAGGATACTCCAGCATGTGTTCGGAAAAGGAATCCTGAATGGCTGATGCCTCATTACCCAACACACCGGGAATAAGTCTACTCACTGCCTCGGTAATTACCAGGGCCGGCAATTCACCCCCCGTAAGAACATAGTCCCCAATAGATAATTCCAGATCGACCCGTGCCTCTCTGACCCTTTCATCCACGCCTTCGTAATGTCCACAAATAAAGATAAGATGAGATTCTTGGGAAAGTTCTCTGGCCAAGGCCTGATTAAAGACCCTTCCCGCCGGCGTCATTAAAATAACCTTCCCTGGTAGTAGAGATTCCACGGCTTCAAAGATAGGCTCCGGTCTTAAAACCATACCCGGCCCACCCCCATAAGAGTAGTCATCCACCTTTTTATGGGGGTCATGACTAAAATCACGGATATTAGTGACTACTACCTGTAAGAGCCCGACCTCTTGGGCCCGGCCCAAAATACTATGTTTAATCGGCCCCTCACATATCTCAGGAAAAAGGGTTAGGATATCAATCCGCATCTAT
This window contains:
- the trmD gene encoding tRNA (guanosine(37)-N1)-methyltransferase TrmD, coding for MRIDILTLFPEICEGPIKHSILGRAQEVGLLQVVVTNIRDFSHDPHKKVDDYSYGGGPGMVLRPEPIFEAVESLLPGKVILMTPAGRVFNQALARELSQESHLIFICGHYEGVDERVREARVDLELSIGDYVLTGGELPALVITEAVSRLIPGVLGNEASAIQDSFSEHMLEYPHYTRPREFREMSVPEVLVSGHHEEIRQWRRREALLRTFKRRPDLLAGIELSEEEKKFLKESKYGHPERADQGST